DNA from Parageobacillus thermoglucosidasius:
GGAAGCGGAAGCTGCACTAAAATGCCGTGCACAGACGGATCTTCGTTCAACTCTTTGATTTTCCCCAATAAAAATTCTTCCGTAATCGTAGCCGGAAATGTCAACAATGTTGAGCGGATCCCAACTTCTGCGCACGCTTTTTGTTTTCCTCGCACATAAGAATGGGAAGCAGGATCATCGCCGACAAGAATGACGGCAAGCCCCGGCTCGATTCCTTCCCGTTTCAGCCGCTCCACCTCTTTTGCCAATTGCGCGCGTTTTTCTTTTGCCAACTCTGCACCGCTAATGATTTGTGCTGTCATCGTTCCTATTTCCCCTCTCTATTCTTGAATATGTAACGCATCTTTCACTTTCGAAAGCACGCCGTTGACAAACCGGCCTGATTTCGTATCGCCAAATTTTTTGGCTAATTCGACCGCTTCATCTAAACTCACTTTGACAGGAACATCGTCAAGGTATTTCATTTCATATGCCGCCATTCGCAAAATCGCGCGATCAACGTTAGCGACACGCTCTAACGTCCATTTTTCCAAGTTGGCGCGCAACAATTCATCGATTTCTTCTTGATGCTCCGTGACGCCAAAGACAAGCTGCCGCAAAAACGAATCGGCCTCTTCGCCGCCCATTACGTTTTGCAGCGCCTCTTCGGGAGGAATGCGGCCGACATCAATTTGAAACAGTGCCTGCAGCGCCTTTTCCCTTGCTTCATGCCTCTTCATCATTTTGGCCTCCTTCCTTAAACACGAACATTAATATGATGATCATACCATATTTTTCGGATAAACGATACTGCCGTTGGCACAAATCATTACGGCTTATTCTCCGCCTGCTCCTGCGCCAAAATCAATGCTTCTTTGCCCCCCTTGCATCTCCCTTGCAATAAAAAAAGGCTCGTTCATAACAATAACAAACTTTCTGCAAAAATACAAAGGGGCACCCACGCTAAGCGAATGCGCCCCTTCACCTTTATTGTTCATTGTTCCGCTTCTTGTTCTTGCTTTCCTGCATCAAACTGAATGCCGACGATATGAACGTTCACTTCGCTCGTTTCAAGCCCTGTCATGTTAAAAAGGGCTTGGCGAACGTTTTCTTGCACTTTTTTCGCTACGTTTGGAATCGAAACGCCGAATTGCACGAGACAATAAATGTCGATCGCGACTCCTTCTTCTCTTAAATCGACTTTTACCCCTTTTCCGTGATTTTTCTTCCCGAAGCGTTCGACAACACCAGCAGCGAAGTTCCCGCGCATTTGCGCAATTCCTTCCACTTCGCTTGCGGCGATGCCGGCGATTACTTCAATGACTTCCGGCGCAATTTCCACTTTTCCTAATCCGCCTTGTTCTTGCTCCATTTCAAAAATATGTTCTGACATCGTACACAACACCTCCCGTTATGACTTCATAATATCATATAACTCAAGAAATTTCGTATTAAACTCGCCTTTCACAAATTTTTCATGCTCAAATAATTTTATGTGGAACGGAATCGTTGTATGAATGCCGTCAATGATAAACTCGCTTAACGCTCGCTTCATGCGGGCGATTGCTTCTTCACGGGTAGGAGCGTGTACGATCAATTTCGCAATCATGGAATCGTAATAAGGCGGAATCGTATAACCCGGATATGCCGCAGAGTCAACCCGGACGCCTAAACCGCCCGGAGGCAAATACATGTTGATTTTTCCCGGCGACGGCATAAAGTTTTTCTCCGGATTTTCTGCATTGATCCGGCATTCAATCGCCCATCCGTTAAACGTTACGTCGTCTTGGGTAAGCGCCAGCTTTTCTCCCGAAGCAATGCGGATTTGCTCTTTTATCAAATCGATCCCTGTTATCAGCTCCGTAACAGGATGCTCCACTTGAATGCGTGTGTTCATTTCCATAAAATAGAATTTTTTGGCACGATAGTCAAAAATAAATTCCACCGTTCCAGCGCCGGTATAATTGACGGCGCGCGCCGCTTGCACCGCCGCTTGTCCCATTTTTTGGCGCGTTTCTTCATCGAGTGCCGGTGATGGCGCTTCCTCGACAAGCTTTTGCAGGCGGCGCTGGATCGAGCAATCGCGCTCGCCGAGATGAATAACGTTTCCATAAGAATCCGCAAGCACTTGGATTTCCACATGGCGGAAATCTTCAATGTATTTTTCAATGTATACCCCCGGGTTGCCAAACGCGGTGGCCGCTTCTTGCTGGGTTATGTTAATTCCTTTCACGAGCTCTTGTTCGTTTCTTGCCACGCGAATTCCTTTTCCGCCCCCGCCTGCCGTCGCTTTAATGATGACTGGATAGCCGATTTCGTTCGCTAACGCAACCGCTTCGTCCACACTTTCAATAATTCCTTGCGAACCAGGGACAATTGGCACGCCAGCTTCCCGCATCGTCTCACGGGCAACATCTTTAATTCCCATTTTCGTAATCGCTTCCGGGCTCGGACCGATAAACGTAATGTTGCATTCGCGGCATAGCTCGGCAAACGCGGCATTTTCCGCCAAAAACCCGTACCCTGGATGGATGGCGTCACATCCCGTCAATGTGGCCACACTCATAATATTGGTAAAGTTTAAATAACTTTCTTTTGATGCTGTCGGACCAATGCAATACGCTTCATCTGCGAGCTGAACATGGAGCGCATCGCGATCCGCTTCGGAAAAAACGGCAACCGTTTCGATTCCAAGCTCTTTGCAAGCGCGAATAATCCGAACGGCGATTTCCCCGCGGTTGGCAATCAACACTTTTTTTATCATCGCTCGTTCTCTCCCTTATTCCGGTTTCACAAGAAATAGAGGTTGTCCGTACTCGACAAGCTGCCCGTTTTCAACAAGCACTTCAACGATTTCTCCGTTTACTTCTGCTTCAATTTCGTTAAACAACTTCATCGCTTCGATAATGCAAACGACCGTGTCTGTTTTTACTTTATCGCCCACTTTTACATATGGAGGCGCATCTGGAGATGGAGCTGCGTAAAATGTCCCGACCATTGGTGAAGTGATTTTATGTAAATTTTCTGTATTTTTCACTTCTTGTTTCGGCGGTTCTTGCGGTTTCGCTTCTGTCGGCGGAGCAACCGGCTGTGTTGGCGCTTGCGGTTTTACTTCCTCTGCTGCCGCTGCCGGTTTAACCACTTGTTCTTGCTCAACCGCAGGCGCAACCACCGCCTGAACTGGTGCCACAGCCGCCGGTTTTTTCATATGTACTTTTGTCCCATCATGCTCATAAACAAATTCTTCGATGCCTGACTGATCGATTAAACGAATAAGTTCACGAATTTCCTGGATTTTCATACTCCCCACACCTTTCTTTCTAATTCAGATGATAAAAAAGGTTCTTCACTATGTTTAAAATGTAGTTATAAAATCTACTCATAACGATTATACACATAATGATTATACATTAAAATGGTTTTTTATCATAAAAAACAAGCTGCCCTTTACAGAGCAGCTTATTTTTCGTTATCCAGCCGGCTGGAATTCGACGTTCACCACATCGGCTTCCGGAATTTCACTTTTCACTATATGAATTACCTCATTGGCGGATTTCGCGGAATGGTTTTTTGCTTTAATTGTCACCCGCACTTTATCGTTGTCAGCGCGGACGAGCACATCATCATAGCCGCCTTTTGATTTGATTAATGTTTCCAGTGTCGCTTCTTTTTCCGTCAGCGCTTGCAGCTTTTCAATTTTATCAAGCGCGTCGCTTTTTTGCTGTGCGGTGGCGTTTGCGGAAGCGACAATGTCATTTAATTGGTCGCGCAACCGGCTTCGTTCATCTTCAATTTGCATGCGAAGCGCAGTAAATACGTCATCGCCCGATTCGCTGGAAGTAACATTTCCATTTTTTGCTTCCGTTTCCTCCACAGCCACATCCGCTTTTTCTTTATCATTTGCTTGTTGTTCCGCCACATTTCCATTATCCACAAAAGCGATATGGTTATTTGTGTCTTTTGGCGCCGTGATGTAATAAACGGATAAAACAACGACTAAACTTAGCATCGTTAGCAGCCAAACAGTTTGTCTCTTCAACATATGACGATCCTCCCCCACAAACCCGATTATTTTTTCGGCAATACAGCAACACGATAGCTTGGGACATTTAAAACACGCGTAACTGCCTCAACAATCCATTTTTTTATTTGTAAATTATCAGCACCTTTCGCCACTACCAGCACTCCGCGAATTTCCGGTTTTTTCGTCGTTAATACCAGCGGCGTTTCGCTGTCCCCATCGCGGATGACAACCACTTCTTCGTTAGTTGATTGGTTTTCAATTTTTCGCTTTCCGCCTTCGCGGTCGGTTTCCTCTGTTGTTTGATGTTGCGTGACGCGGTTTTTCTCCAATATTTTCATTTCTGTTGTATCAATATTGACAACCACTGTCACATCTTCAACACCTTCAATCGCCTCAAGCGCGGTTTTCAGCTGTTCTTCGTAACGTTGTTCATAAGCGGCGATGATTTTGGACTTTGCATCTTGCTGTTGCCCAAACACTGGTTCTGTTGGTTGCGCACGTTCTTCTACTTTTTCTTTATTTGTTGATACGGCTTTCTCGTCCTTGGCAAAGTGGCTCATTACCATTAGTGCTATCCCTGCTAATAATAAAAGAAACATGTACGAAAACGGCGTTCGTTTCTGCTCCTTCGTTTCTTTTTTCGCAGGCAAAAACAATCGTTTAATGAAGTCGAGCATCCCCCCATTCCCTCCCCTTTATTTGCACAGCGATTTTATTTTCGTGTATTTCCCATTTCGTTGCCAGCCATGCGCGTATTTCTTTTTCCAATCGTTGGTCGTGGTCTTGTTCATCCGTCGGCGTTGATGCATCGATAATAACGGGCTGAACCTCTCCAAGCTTTTCTTGTTTGGCCAGCATTACTTCAATCATTTCAATATCTTCTGGAATCTGCAAATTTTCTTTTTCTTTTGTTTGCAGAGAGACGTTCTCCACGCTCAATCCATACTTTTCCATCAACTCCTCATCCGCTTCGTTTTTCATCTGGACAGCCATTTGTTCTAAAATATATGCACGTTGTGAGGCTTGTATTTCTTTTTTCTTCATTTCGATTTCATTTTTCATCATCTCTTGTTGGTTCCCTTCGTCTGATATGGCAGAAGCGATGAGGCGGTCCGGATCGATGGAAAATAACTTTAACATCGGAGACAACATAAGCAAAAGCAAAATAAGCCCAACGACCATTTTCACGTATTTTTGCATATTGCTAGATGGGAGCAGCAAATCAATTATCATGGCAAATAAAATGAAAATAAGAATATTCGTCACCCATTCGATCACAATCTGCATGATTTTCCTCCTCTAACGAACCATCATCGTGATGTTCCCAGCCGTAATGATAACGACTAAACTAAGAAAAAACATCAGCGATACAATAGCTAGGGAAGCAAAAACATAGGCAATGCTTTTGCTCATGATGCTAAGGCAAGAAATAACCGGCCCTTCTCCAAGAGGCTGCATGACCGCCGCGGAAACCTTGTAAACAAGTGCGATAGCAAAAATTTTCAGCGCCGGAAACGCCGCGATGATCAATAAAATGGTGACACCGACGATGCCAACCGTATTTTTCAGCAACATCGAGGCGGTCACAACCGTATCGGCCGCATCGGTAAACATTTTGCCAACGACCGGGACAAAGTTTCCCGTCACAAATTTTGCCGTCCGCAACGCAATGCCGTCGGCAATTGCTGACGTCGCTCCTTTCACGGACATGACACCAAGAAAAACCGTCAAAATCGCGCCAAGTATCCCCATGCTGATTTTCGTAAGCAATTCGGCAAGCTGCGTCACTTTATAATGGTCGGTTAACGTGCTAACAATATTTAACAGCGCCGCCAAAAACAAAAGAGGCAACGTAACGTATTCGACAATCGCTCCTGTCGTATTCATCAGAAAAAGAATAATGGGATGGAAAAACGCCGCAGATATGACTCCCCCTGAAGAAGCTAATAATGCCAAGAGCAGCGGAATCATCGCGATCATAAAATGACTCATTACCTGGACAGCATCCAATGCATAATCCATCGCAACCCGGAAACTATTTAATGCAATGATCATCAACACCATGTAAACAACCGCATAAGCAACTTTGCTGACGGCTTGCTGCGCAAACGCATTTTGCAATGATTGCAGCACCATGCTAAACACCGTTAATAAAATTAATGTTCCTAATAACTTTCCGTTTGCCTGCAATTCATAAAAAAGAAATTTCATCAGCGCAATCAACCATTCTTTTAGCGATAATTGTTTTTCTCCGCTTACAAATTCGGTGAGTGACCCTTTTTGGCTTTCCGGCAAAAAACCTCCGTATTCTGTGGAAATCTCTTCCCAATATTTCCGAATTTCGCTAACATCGAGCTGTTCTATTTGCCTTTGCACAAGCTGGTCGTTCGGTGAAGAAGCTTGTACCACAAATGGAGAAAAAAAGAAGAAAAATAGGCCGACTACCGCTACTGCCTTTACTTTCAATCGATCACCTCCCATTCTGATTATGTTGAAGGAATGAAGCCAATCACCGTTTCAATAATGGCCGTTAAAATGGGAATGGCTAACGCCAAAATAATAATTTTTCCGCCAAGCTCAATTTTGGAAGCGATCGCCCCTTGGCCGGCATCCCGGGAAATTTGCGCGGCAAACTCAGCAATGTAAGCAATGCCAATAATTTTTAAAATCGTTTCAAAATAAATCATATTAATTTTCGTATCCGTTGCTATTTTTTGCAGCATGCGCAAAATCTCGCCAATTTGATCAACGAGAAAAAGGAAAATCACGCACCCGGCAAATACCGTCAGCAAAAATGCCACACTCGATTTTTGTTCTTTTAATAACACCACTAAAAACGTCGCAATTAAGCCAAGACCGACAATTTGCAAAATTTCAATCGCCGTTCCCCCCTAGCCTTGAAACAAAAACACATCTTTAATTTTTTGAAACAAATCACTGACAATCGAGGCGACCATAAATAAAATGTAAACAAAGCCAAGAAGCGTCACCCATTGGGCGTATTCCTTCTTTCCCATTTGATCCAGCACCGTATGCAAAAATGCGACAACAATCCCGACGCCAGCGATTTTAAAAATAACATCCACATCCATGCCCATTCGTTCTGCCTCCTGTTATATAATAGGCGAGAAACCATTATTTCCTTGAAAGCGGGAAGTCGTTCAAATCAATAAAATCACCAGAAGCAGTCCCGCAAGAACCCCCAAACTTTTTGCCATCTTTTCATAACGCGCCTGCCTTTCAAGCGCATCCGCCTCTTCCCGCTCCAAGTGAACGAGCGCCAGCGCAATCTGTTTCTGCTGCGTATGCCGGTCATATTGCCCAAGCGTTTCACCGAATTGCCTCATAATTTCCAATTCCCCCTGCTTAAGTGCTGTCGTTCCCCACACCTCTTGCAAACTTTCTTCCCATGCCTGCTGCACGCTCGTTTCGCCAACTTGCAGCTTGGCGGCGAACTGTTCAAACAGCTTGGACAACGGCAATGATATTTGCTTGCTAATATGCAAGGCCGCCTCTGACAAAGGAGTATGAGCGTACATGATTTCTGCTTCTAACGCTTGCAACGCTGCCTTGAGCTGGCGCAGCTGCCTTGGCCGTTCATGCAACATTCGCGCCGCCTCAAATCCAGTCCATGTTGTTGTCAGCAAAATAAGAATCGCTCCGGCAAGCTTCATCCGCTTTTCACCGTCCGTTCATACAACACCGCGCCACTCGCATCGGTAATGCATCTTACTGTCCCTGGCCCGCGTTCATTTGTCAATTCGACAAATCTTTCAAACACGCCTTGCTCCATAATCGGGCGCAAGGTCGGGCGCTGCAGTACATCTTTCCTATTTCTTCCATGAACCGTTGTCCATATGCATACTCCGGCGTTCACCGCTTCTAAAATTGCCTCGCCATCTTCAGAGCGGCCTATTTCATCCACGATCAACACGTCCGGGCTCATCGAACGGATCATCATCATCATTCCTTCCGCTTTCGGGCACGCATCGAGCACGTCAACGCGGTTTCCAAGCTGAAATTGCGGAATTCCTTTCACGCATCCAGCAATTTCCGAACGCTCATCGACAATGCCGACTTTTTGCGATGGAATGTGCCGCGCGAGAATCCCGGTGCTGATCATTCGCGCCGCGTCGCGCAACAGCGTCGTTTTCCCCGTCTGCGGCGAACCGATGATCATTGTATTATGCCAGCGCCCGTCATACACATACGGCACGAGCGGTTCGGCAATGCCGATTTTCTGTTTTGCGATGCGGATATTGAAAGATGTCACATGGTGAATCGCTTTCACGCTTCCTCCCTCAGTCACCACTTTTCCTGCTAGTCCAACACGATGGCCTCCCTGTATGGTAATAAATCCGCGCTTCAATTCCTCTTCTATTGCATAAATCGAATATTGGCTCAATTTATTCAGCAAGTGCATGCCATCTTCCCGGGTTACTTCGTATGGAAGAAATTGAGCCGTTCCTTTCACGATAATTTCTAACGGGCGGAGCACCCTTATGCGAATTTCTTCCACATGTTCATGCCATGAAGGAGGCTGTTGCCGCAGTATGGCGGCAATGGTTTTCGGAAGTATATCCCATATCGCTTGCATTTCCTTCCCTCCTTGCTGGACTAGTTCATATGTATGGAACAAAACCCGGATTTATGACTTAAATGCTGCTGGGAATAAGAATGCATCGCTCGTCCGCAAGCCCGCCATTGCGGCCACCATCACCGCAAAAACCGCGGGGAGGCCACTGCTTTTGGACATCCAGTTCGTTGCCCGTAATAACCGCTTATTGCCATTGCCGAAACGATGGCGCGCGTCCAACCTGTTACAAAATAGGTGGTTAGTACAAACGTATGCCGGAATCGGGAATTTCAGAAGGATTTTTTATGTGCGCAACCTTTCAAGAAGTGATAATGGACATGAATGCAGAAATCGTTCCATAATGAAAATAAAAGCGGAGAAGAAATATTGGAGGAAGGAAATTTTCATACCATTTTCGCTCAGGGGGATATTGTAGCTCTTGAAATTTTTTCGCTGGCAAAAGAGGCTCCGGATCGATTAGTAATGCCCGGCACCATGCTTGTCAGCACATTACTTTGATATAAAAAATGGTGCAAACAGCAAAAAAGCCCCCGCGCCAAGCGCAAGGGGCAAACAACATTAGGCGCGGGAAACGTATGTCCCATCCGCTGTGTTGATAATGAGCGTATCGCCTTCGTTGACAAAGAACGGAACTTGAACGACAAGGCCGGTTTCCAGTTTTGCCGGCTTTGATCCGCCAGAAGCAGTATCGCCTTTAATGCCAGGCTCTGTTTCTACTACTTTTAATTCAACGGTGTTTGGAAGTTCAACACCAATGGTTTCTCCTTGATACATCATGATGTAAACTTCCATGTTTTCTTTTAAAAATTTCAATTCATATTCAATTTGTTGCGAAGAAAGTTCGATTTGTTCGTATGTTTCCATATCCATGAATACGTGCTGATCGCCGTTGGCATATAAATATTGCATTTTGCGCGTATCGATTTGCGCGCGGTTAACTTTTTCGCCGGCGCGGAACGTTTTTTCTTGAATCGCGCCTGTGCGCAGATTGCGAAGTTTTGAACGGACAAACGCCGCTCCTTTACCAGGTTTGACGTGCTGGAACTCGATGACACGCCAAATATCGCCATCTACTTCAATCGTTAATCCTGTACGAAAATCGTTTACTGAAATCATCCGTTAAAATCCTCCCACACATGAGTTTATAAAATGATAAGCTCTTTTGGCGAATGAGTCAGCGCTTCATTACCGTTTTCCGTGACAACCGTATCATCTTCAATGCGCACGCCGCCAAGCCCCGGTATGTAAATGCCTGGCTCTACAGTGACGACCATGCCCGGCGCCAGCACGACATCGGAACGGGCAGATAGCGTCGGTCCTTCGTGAATCTCCAATCCTATCCCGTGGCCAGTCGAATGGCCAAAATAATCTCCGTAGCCTTTTTCCGTAATGTAATCACGCGTAAGCGCATCTGCTTCCTTTCCGGTCATGCCCGGCTTTATCCCTTTCATGCCGCGCAATTGCGCCTCAAGCACAATGTTATAAATCGTTTTCAGCTCATCGCTAATTTCGCCCACTGCCACTGTTCTTGTTATGTCAGAGCAATATCCGTTGTAATATGCTCCAAAATCAAGGGTGACGAGCTCTCCTTTTTCGATGACTTTATCGGTTGCCACTCCGTGCGGTAATGCGGAGCGATAGCCAGATGCAACAATCGTATCAAACGAAGAAGAAGTCGCACCTTGTTTGCGCATAAAAAATTCTAACTCATTCGCGACTTCAATTTCTTTGACACCTGGTCGGATAAAAGAAAGAATATGTTCGAACGCCGCATCAGCAATTGCCGCCGCTTCCTTTAATATCTTAATCTCTGATTCCGACTTAATCAAGCGTAACTTTTCAACAACAAGCGACGTTGGAACGAGTTCAGCGTTCACTGCTTGCTCATATGCTTTGAACGTCGCGTAAGAAACGTCTTCTTGCTCAAAGCCGAGCTTTTGAATGTGGAGGCGGGCAACTTGCTTTGCGACTTCTTCAACGATCGGTCCGGTATGTTTCACAATTTCAAAACCTTGCACTTGTTTGGATGCCTGTTCGATGTAACGGAAATCCGTAATAAACACCGCTTTGTCCTGGCTGATGACAGCGACTCCCGCTGTTCCGGTAAAGCCAGTAATGTAACGGCGATTATACGGATTTGTTACAAGCATTCCATCAATGTCATATTCAGCAAACAACGCACGCAATTTCTCTAATTTTCCCATCATTTATCTCCTCTTCCCTTTATTTCTAATAATGCTAAAATAGCTAGCCGATATCCTGCCAGCCCGAACCCAACAATTTGCCCGGCGACAACCGGGGCGATGACAGACTGGTGGCGAAACGGCTCGCGCGCGTGAATATTGGAAATATGTACTTCCACCACCGGGATGCTAATGCTGGCGATGGCGTCGCGAATCGCATAGCTGTAATGAGTGAACGCGCCGGCATTTAAAATGATGCCGTCATATTTTCCTTCCGCCTCGTGAATGCGATCAATAATCGCTCCTTCATGATTGCTTTGAAAACATGTTAACGCTGCGCCATGCTCATTGGCAAACGAGATTAACTCCTGTTCCAAGCTGTCGAGCGTTGTGCTTCCATAAATATGCGGTTCCCGCTTGCCGAGGAGGTTCAAGTTCGGACCGTTAATGAGAAGAAGATGCGCCATGTTCATAACCCCTTCAATAAACCAAAAAATATTTAAACATTCATTATTTTACCACAAAAACGCACCGCCTCACACTACTTATTTGCCGACGACGATTGTGTCTGCCTGTCCATTTCTTGCGTCTCGAACGAAATCGAATATCCGACGAAAACCCCATATAAAATGTATAAGCAAAGCGTCGTAATAATCGTATTCCGCTCTAAACACGCGACGGATTCCAAATTCGGAAAAAGCGGATTTAACCCACAAAATACGATAAACCATAAAATAAAACCATACAAAACCCCTGCCCACATCCCTCTAATTCGCCTTAATGCAACATAATAAATAAGGGCAACTAATATAGATAATAATCCGATGAGAAAAATAGCGACGTAATTTCCTAGCTTTCCGTATTTCCAGTCACCCGCAACCCATGGAATCAGCAGCATATTTGGACTGATTTCTGTAAAATGAAAAAAGTAGGCTAAATATCCTAATAGACTCCAAAACACTCCGCCGACAAATCCGGTAATCACGGCTTTCATCAGAAGAGACATCGGGCGTTCCCGCTTATTTTGCTCAAATTGCGCCTGATTTTCCGCCATACTGCTTTTCACCTCCCTGTTAGGTAGTAGTATGGCCGATCACAAACTGAATATAACGTGAAAAAGCGTAATATCATATGTGTAAACGTTGAAATTTTTGGAAACAATAATTACTGCACCAATCTAGAGGTTTCGAGACGATTCTTGTAGAATAAAATTAGAAAAGAAAAAAACAGGTTGGTGTTGTCAACAATGCAAAACATAACAAAACCAATATACGGCGGCCAGGCAGTGGTTGAAGGGGTCATGTTTGCTGGAAAAGCGCACTCTGTCACAGCGATTCGCCGCAAAGACCGTTCTATTGAATACTTTCATGTGCCGCGCCACACGAATCCGACGCTGGCGTTTCTCAAAAAAATTCCGTTTATTCGCGGAATTGTCGCGATGATTGAAGCGAGCGCAAACGGCGCCAAACATTTGCAATTTGCCAGCGAGCGTTATGAACTGGACCAAAACGATGAAGCTCCGCGGGAAGAA
Protein-coding regions in this window:
- the aroQ gene encoding type II 3-dehydroquinate dehydratase; its protein translation is MAHLLLINGPNLNLLGKREPHIYGSTTLDSLEQELISFANEHGAALTCFQSNHEGAIIDRIHEAEGKYDGIILNAGAFTHYSYAIRDAIASISIPVVEVHISNIHAREPFRHQSVIAPVVAGQIVGFGLAGYRLAILALLEIKGRGDK
- a CDS encoding YqhR family membrane protein codes for the protein MAENQAQFEQNKRERPMSLLMKAVITGFVGGVFWSLLGYLAYFFHFTEISPNMLLIPWVAGDWKYGKLGNYVAIFLIGLLSILVALIYYVALRRIRGMWAGVLYGFILWFIVFCGLNPLFPNLESVACLERNTIITTLCLYILYGVFVGYSISFETQEMDRQTQSSSANK
- a CDS encoding M24 family metallopeptidase; translated protein: MGKLEKLRALFAEYDIDGMLVTNPYNRRYITGFTGTAGVAVISQDKAVFITDFRYIEQASKQVQGFEIVKHTGPIVEEVAKQVARLHIQKLGFEQEDVSYATFKAYEQAVNAELVPTSLVVEKLRLIKSESEIKILKEAAAIADAAFEHILSFIRPGVKEIEVANELEFFMRKQGATSSSFDTIVASGYRSALPHGVATDKVIEKGELVTLDFGAYYNGYCSDITRTVAVGEISDELKTIYNIVLEAQLRGMKGIKPGMTGKEADALTRDYITEKGYGDYFGHSTGHGIGLEIHEGPTLSARSDVVLAPGMVVTVEPGIYIPGLGGVRIEDDTVVTENGNEALTHSPKELIIL